In one Spirosoma rigui genomic region, the following are encoded:
- the rpmB gene encoding 50S ribosomal protein L28: protein MARVCQITGKRTRTGNNVSHANNKTKRKFFPNLQKKRFFVESTGEWVTLRVATSAIKTINKNGLEATLQKAYERGTLSL, encoded by the coding sequence ATGGCCAGAGTTTGTCAAATCACAGGAAAGCGCACGCGGACGGGTAACAATGTATCCCACGCTAACAATAAGACGAAGCGTAAATTCTTCCCGAACCTGCAGAAAAAGCGGTTCTTCGTTGAATCGACGGGCGAATGGGTTACGCTACGGGTGGCTACATCGGCCATCAAAACCATCAACAAGAACGGTCTGGAAGCCACGCTTCAGAAGGCATACGAACGCGGTACGCTGTCGCTGTAG
- a CDS encoding DUF5522 domain-containing protein → MQPHPKKKKVAGLADEDYYFTPEGYIVFTAAYHTKRGYCCKSGCRHCPYGFKKI, encoded by the coding sequence ATGCAGCCCCACCCCAAGAAAAAGAAAGTAGCTGGCCTGGCCGATGAAGATTATTATTTCACGCCCGAAGGCTACATCGTCTTTACGGCAGCCTACCACACCAAACGGGGATACTGCTGCAAAAGCGGGTGCCGCCATTGCCCCTATGGATTCAAGAAAATTTAA
- a CDS encoding DUF4292 domain-containing protein, with amino-acid sequence MNRFLLYALLLSVLFTSDGCRRRRLSRSAGVTSSQQGPVSPTAPVKTDSVAAVSTPASPVDSVGVRPARPGIEEARANVAEIDFRYLTAKSKISFKSPEQDIDNANINIRVRKDSLIWLSVNKLGIEAVRGLITRSSITIIDKIHGEYSVYDFPTLSKQFNFEMNFDLLQALVVGNLPLPRRPAQKIKNERDYLLLRQSEGKVLVENYIGEQDRKLKKLMLTEQPTKNTLRLDYEDFTSLNSFLFPYTSLVTLDYKSKTDGQFYQTLLRIKHSKVELVDKNPGFPFTIPANYQRRP; translated from the coding sequence ATGAATAGATTCCTGCTCTATGCCCTATTGCTCAGCGTACTATTTACTTCGGACGGTTGCCGACGCCGGCGTCTATCGCGGTCAGCCGGTGTAACGTCCAGTCAGCAGGGACCTGTTTCGCCGACCGCTCCCGTTAAAACCGATTCGGTGGCCGCCGTCTCTACCCCGGCCTCTCCGGTTGATTCGGTGGGTGTTCGTCCGGCCCGGCCGGGTATTGAAGAGGCTCGAGCCAACGTAGCGGAAATTGACTTTCGCTACCTGACGGCCAAATCGAAGATCTCGTTCAAGAGTCCCGAACAGGATATTGATAATGCCAACATCAACATCCGGGTTCGCAAGGACAGCCTGATCTGGTTGTCGGTGAACAAGCTGGGTATCGAAGCCGTTCGGGGACTGATTACGCGGAGCTCGATCACGATCATTGATAAAATCCACGGAGAGTATTCGGTGTATGATTTTCCGACGCTGAGCAAGCAGTTTAATTTCGAGATGAATTTCGATTTGCTTCAAGCACTTGTTGTGGGTAATCTTCCGCTGCCCCGGCGACCGGCCCAGAAAATCAAGAACGAACGCGATTACCTGCTGCTGCGCCAGAGTGAAGGAAAAGTTTTGGTTGAAAACTACATTGGTGAGCAGGATCGAAAACTCAAAAAGCTGATGCTCACCGAACAACCAACCAAAAACACGCTACGGTTAGATTACGAGGATTTTACATCGCTCAACAGCTTTCTGTTCCCTTACACCAGCCTGGTAACCCTGGATTACAAGTCGAAAACGGACGGCCAGTTCTACCAGACGCTGCTACGCATCAAGCACAGTAAGGTGGAACTGGTCGACAAAAATCCCGGCTTTCCGTTCACAATCCCGGCTAACTATCAGCGTCGGCCCTAA
- a CDS encoding Ohr family peroxiredoxin, whose amino-acid sequence METLYTATVSNVGGREGDVKSLDGILELDLKRPVEMHGAGGAANPEMLFAAAYSSCYNGALMAVAEKRKVILPQHAVEVSISLNKDGNNMSLSGKITVKAPGMDHDALQQLAETAHAVCPYSKAVKGNMDMKIEVLV is encoded by the coding sequence ATGGAAACCTTGTATACTGCCACCGTCAGCAACGTTGGTGGCCGCGAAGGCGACGTTAAATCGCTCGATGGCATTCTGGAACTCGATCTGAAACGGCCGGTCGAAATGCACGGCGCGGGGGGTGCCGCCAACCCCGAAATGTTATTTGCGGCTGCCTATAGCTCCTGCTATAATGGGGCGCTGATGGCCGTTGCCGAAAAGCGGAAAGTGATACTGCCCCAGCATGCCGTGGAGGTGAGTATATCACTCAATAAAGACGGCAACAACATGTCACTCTCGGGCAAGATAACCGTAAAAGCCCCCGGAATGGACCACGACGCCCTGCAACAGCTGGCCGAAACGGCCCACGCCGTCTGCCCCTATTCCAAAGCCGTTAAAGGCAATATGGATATGAAGATTGAGGTATTAGTTTAA
- the rocD gene encoding ornithine--oxo-acid transaminase produces METTTPVTATDQAMQLEWHYGAHNYHPIPAVLTRGEGVYVWDVEEKRYFDFLSAYSAVSQGHCHPRIINAMIQQAQRLTLTSRAFYNDKTGLCEKYLCEFFGFDKALIMNSGAEGGETALKLTRKWAYLVKGIPQNEAKVVFAAGNFWGRTLAAISSSTDPSSTNDFGPLLPGYVIIPYNDLTALEETFKRDPNIAGFMVEPIQGEAGVVVPHDGYLKGVRDLCTQYNVLFIADEVQTGIGRTGKRIACDHESVKPDLLVLGKALSGGTMPVSAVLTSDEVMLTIKPGEHGSTYGGNPLACVVTMEALQVVLDEKLAENAESMGKIFRDRMTALSQKTELVKSVRGKGLLNAIVITERPDLGGETAWEICLKLKENGLLTKPTHGDKIRFAPPLVINEDQMHEACDIIEKTILAF; encoded by the coding sequence ATGGAAACGACAACCCCCGTCACCGCTACCGATCAGGCCATGCAGCTGGAATGGCATTATGGCGCTCATAACTATCACCCGATCCCGGCGGTACTCACCCGGGGCGAAGGCGTCTATGTATGGGACGTAGAAGAAAAGCGCTATTTCGATTTTTTGTCGGCCTATAGTGCCGTTAGCCAGGGACACTGCCATCCGCGCATCATCAACGCCATGATTCAGCAGGCCCAGCGGCTTACACTGACCTCACGGGCTTTTTATAACGACAAGACGGGTCTCTGCGAGAAATACCTTTGTGAGTTTTTTGGTTTCGACAAAGCCCTGATCATGAATTCAGGAGCCGAAGGGGGGGAGACCGCGCTCAAGCTGACCCGCAAATGGGCGTACCTGGTCAAGGGTATTCCCCAGAACGAAGCCAAAGTCGTCTTCGCGGCCGGTAACTTCTGGGGCCGGACACTGGCCGCCATTTCGTCGTCGACCGATCCGAGCAGTACCAACGATTTCGGTCCGCTGCTGCCGGGCTACGTGATCATCCCGTATAACGACCTGACCGCACTCGAAGAGACGTTTAAACGCGATCCGAACATTGCCGGCTTTATGGTTGAACCCATTCAGGGCGAGGCTGGCGTGGTGGTTCCGCACGACGGTTACCTGAAAGGTGTTCGCGACCTGTGTACGCAGTATAACGTGCTCTTTATTGCCGATGAAGTACAAACGGGTATTGGACGGACCGGAAAACGCATTGCCTGCGACCACGAAAGCGTTAAGCCCGACCTGCTGGTGCTGGGTAAGGCGCTCTCGGGCGGTACGATGCCCGTATCGGCGGTACTGACGTCCGATGAAGTGATGCTGACCATCAAACCGGGTGAACACGGTAGTACGTATGGGGGCAACCCGCTGGCCTGCGTCGTTACGATGGAAGCCCTGCAGGTGGTGCTGGACGAGAAGCTGGCCGAAAACGCCGAATCCATGGGCAAAATTTTCCGCGATCGTATGACCGCCCTGAGTCAGAAGACCGAACTGGTAAAATCGGTACGGGGCAAGGGGCTGCTCAACGCCATCGTCATTACCGAACGGCCTGATCTGGGTGGAGAAACGGCCTGGGAGATTTGTCTGAAACTGAAAGAAAACGGACTGCTCACCAAACCAACCCACGGTGATAAAATCCGCTTCGCCCCTCCGCTCGTGATCAACGAGGATCAAATGCACGAAGCCTGCGACATTATTGAAAAAACAATACTGGCTTTCTGA
- a CDS encoding tetratricopeptide repeat protein: MFDRIRYIRPVLGWVGGLGLMLWLGMTPVEAQRKRDKVKTDSTATRPGSASTTTVRMEEETMFAEGMRFLITDEPSKAIAQFTKVVQKNPSNAAAQYAIGNALSKTGKTAEAIPYATKAHTLDTGNKFYSLLLAELYVKQKRYGEAEDLYESLIKKGSENAEYGVELAAIYLFDEKPDKALEAYNRVERELGLNEEITRQKQRIYLKQNKIDKAIEEAEKLVASEPGDPDYLLEGAELLIANDRPDQAITWIDRALKISSDLPQAHVLLADIYRKKGDMARVTKELNQVFASPNLEAGLKARILSSYAGLTGENATAQQDALVMAQNLAKTSPNDPKTQVTVAELLLQQGKKAEARDAYAKAAKLDGSVYEIWGTLLQLDGELNQIDSLLVHSQQALEVFPTQGLFWYFNGSANLYKRNYQPAVDALEESQKLLTATSNNELKQGIGAQLGDAYNGLGDHAKSDEAYEAVLKVDPLNDHVLNNYSYFLSLRKEKLPRALQLGQKLVERHPTNATYLDTYAWVLYVSKDYPKAKQYLEKALADPAGVSGTILEHYGDVLYQLGQTQKAVDQWKLAKTKGGGGPNLDKKIATGKIYE, from the coding sequence ATGTTCGATAGAATCCGTTACATCCGACCAGTACTTGGGTGGGTGGGCGGCCTTGGGCTTATGTTATGGCTTGGCATGACGCCGGTAGAAGCGCAGCGCAAACGGGATAAAGTCAAAACCGATTCGACGGCCACCCGGCCCGGTTCAGCCTCAACAACGACGGTCCGGATGGAAGAGGAAACGATGTTTGCCGAAGGCATGCGTTTCCTGATTACCGACGAACCGTCGAAAGCGATTGCCCAGTTCACCAAAGTGGTGCAGAAAAACCCGTCTAACGCAGCCGCGCAGTATGCCATCGGCAACGCGTTGTCAAAAACGGGAAAAACGGCCGAAGCAATCCCCTACGCGACCAAAGCCCATACCCTCGATACGGGCAATAAATTCTACTCCCTGTTGCTGGCCGAACTGTATGTGAAGCAAAAACGCTACGGTGAAGCCGAGGATTTATACGAATCATTGATCAAGAAAGGCAGCGAAAACGCTGAATATGGCGTGGAACTGGCGGCTATCTACCTGTTCGATGAAAAGCCCGACAAGGCACTGGAGGCCTACAACCGGGTGGAGCGGGAGCTTGGCCTGAATGAAGAAATTACCCGCCAGAAACAGCGGATATACCTCAAGCAGAATAAAATAGACAAGGCCATTGAGGAGGCCGAAAAACTGGTTGCTTCGGAACCCGGTGATCCCGATTACCTGCTCGAAGGAGCTGAACTGCTCATTGCCAACGACCGCCCTGACCAGGCCATCACCTGGATAGACCGGGCCCTCAAAATCAGTTCCGATCTGCCCCAGGCACACGTGTTGCTGGCCGATATCTACCGCAAGAAAGGTGATATGGCCCGCGTGACGAAAGAACTGAATCAGGTATTTGCCAGCCCCAATCTTGAGGCAGGTCTGAAAGCCCGGATTCTGTCGAGCTACGCGGGTTTGACGGGCGAAAATGCTACGGCTCAGCAGGACGCGCTGGTAATGGCGCAGAATCTGGCGAAGACATCCCCCAACGATCCGAAAACCCAGGTGACAGTAGCCGAGCTGCTTCTGCAGCAGGGTAAAAAAGCGGAGGCCCGGGATGCTTACGCGAAAGCCGCCAAACTCGATGGCTCAGTGTATGAAATCTGGGGAACATTGCTGCAGCTGGACGGCGAACTGAACCAGATTGACAGCCTGCTGGTGCACTCCCAACAGGCCCTTGAGGTATTTCCTACACAAGGGCTCTTCTGGTATTTCAACGGCTCAGCCAATCTGTATAAGCGCAACTACCAGCCGGCGGTCGATGCGCTCGAAGAAAGCCAGAAATTACTGACGGCGACGAGCAATAACGAACTGAAACAAGGTATCGGGGCGCAACTCGGTGATGCTTACAACGGGCTGGGCGACCACGCCAAATCCGACGAAGCGTACGAAGCGGTGTTGAAGGTAGATCCGCTCAACGACCACGTTCTCAATAACTACAGCTACTTTCTGTCGCTGCGGAAAGAGAAACTGCCCCGCGCACTACAGCTCGGCCAGAAGCTGGTAGAGCGTCATCCAACCAACGCCACCTACCTGGATACGTATGCCTGGGTATTGTACGTATCAAAAGACTATCCCAAAGCGAAACAGTACCTGGAAAAGGCGCTGGCTGACCCGGCTGGTGTTAGTGGTACCATACTTGAACACTACGGTGACGTTTTGTATCAGCTTGGCCAAACTCAAAAAGCGGTTGACCAGTGGAAACTGGCCAAAACCAAAGGTGGGGGCGGTCCAAACCTGGACAAGAAAATCGCCACTGGAAAGATTTATGAATAG
- a CDS encoding Dabb family protein — translation MFVHTVFFWMAHPESQSDRDALRAGLESLKSVKDISAAYIGKPAETRRPVIDHTYDFSITFVFADKAAHDAYQVHPVHLEFVAECAHLWTRVQVYDAVS, via the coding sequence ATGTTTGTTCATACCGTTTTCTTCTGGATGGCTCATCCCGAAAGCCAGTCTGACCGGGACGCGCTCCGGGCCGGTCTCGAATCACTCAAGAGTGTGAAAGACATTTCAGCCGCTTACATTGGTAAGCCCGCCGAAACCCGCCGACCTGTTATCGATCATACCTACGATTTTTCGATAACGTTCGTCTTCGCCGATAAAGCTGCCCACGACGCCTACCAGGTTCACCCCGTCCACCTCGAATTTGTGGCGGAGTGCGCCCACCTCTGGACCCGCGTACAGGTTTATGATGCCGTAAGCTAA
- a CDS encoding RluA family pseudouridine synthase has translation MKLNFEDLIVFENDDYILINKPPRVASLDERTTDRTGQSILRMAKAYHADAQLGHRLDKETSGILAIAKHPEAYRHLAMQFEHREVTKRYHAITNGVHNFDGISVYLPISPIKDGTAVRIDREKGKVAETIFNTLQAFRTTTLVECMPITGRMHQIRVHLMCLKAPIVNDATYGGKPVFLSEVKRKFNLKQGTEELPLINRVALHAYSLTFTQLDGTGQTFVAPYPKDFGTLVKQLEKFS, from the coding sequence GTGAAACTAAACTTCGAAGATCTCATCGTTTTCGAAAACGATGATTACATACTCATTAACAAGCCGCCCCGGGTAGCCTCGCTGGACGAGCGTACAACCGATCGGACTGGTCAGAGCATTTTACGGATGGCCAAAGCCTATCATGCCGATGCGCAGCTGGGACACCGTCTTGACAAGGAAACGTCGGGTATTCTGGCTATTGCCAAGCATCCCGAGGCTTACCGGCACCTGGCCATGCAGTTTGAACACCGCGAAGTGACCAAGCGCTACCATGCCATCACGAACGGGGTACACAACTTTGACGGTATCTCGGTGTATCTGCCTATTTCACCCATCAAAGACGGTACGGCCGTTCGGATTGACCGGGAGAAGGGAAAGGTGGCCGAAACGATTTTTAATACGCTACAGGCGTTCCGGACCACGACGCTGGTCGAATGCATGCCCATTACGGGCCGGATGCACCAGATTCGGGTACACCTGATGTGTTTGAAAGCGCCTATCGTCAATGATGCTACGTATGGGGGGAAGCCAGTCTTTTTGTCGGAGGTAAAACGGAAGTTTAACCTGAAACAGGGGACTGAAGAATTGCCCCTGATCAACCGCGTAGCTCTCCATGCGTACTCACTTACGTTCACCCAGCTGGACGGTACCGGACAGACGTTTGTAGCGCCATACCCAAAAGATTTTGGTACGCTGGTGAAGCAATTGGAGAAGTTTAGCTAG